A window of Terriglobus sp. RCC_193 contains these coding sequences:
- the dnaB gene encoding replicative DNA helicase has protein sequence MATFLQIVERDGLPASVHTERVILGAMLSDPVAVVDATAKLIADDFSLDSHKRIYGCMQELSDMGHAIDFVTVAEVLIRRKELEAIGGRPYLISLTEDLPRHLAIENYVQVVKDKSILRKLMQVCEMGLNRAADQSEVSLDVLGDVENRLMEISESAIKRGFSDIGQIVTESFGSIDQLYEQGREITGLETHYTEFDRMTSGLQKADLMIIAARPSMGKTAWAINIAQNCSVRDQKVVAVFSLEMSKESLLRRMLASEALVNSRKIQTGFLPREDKQKLINALDRLMSSKMFIDDTPGITLTEMRAKVRRLKQQEGSLDLILIDYLQLMTIAASGPGGRKPENRTQEVSQISRGLKALAKEMNVPVIALSQLSRGSEQRQGDKKPLLSDLRESGSIEQDADVVCFIHREEYYDRENEDVKGQAEIIIAKQRNGPTGSVKMAYLSDYTRFENLAASGGPAGDY, from the coding sequence ATGGCAACCTTCCTCCAGATCGTCGAGCGCGACGGGCTTCCCGCATCCGTTCATACAGAGCGCGTGATCCTGGGCGCGATGCTGTCCGATCCTGTTGCCGTTGTAGACGCCACGGCAAAGCTGATTGCGGATGATTTTTCGCTGGACTCGCACAAGCGCATTTACGGCTGCATGCAGGAACTGTCGGACATGGGCCACGCCATTGACTTTGTGACGGTGGCCGAAGTGCTGATCCGTCGCAAAGAGCTGGAGGCCATCGGCGGGCGGCCGTATCTGATTTCGCTGACGGAAGACCTGCCGCGCCACCTGGCGATTGAAAACTATGTGCAGGTGGTGAAGGACAAGTCGATCCTGCGCAAGCTGATGCAGGTGTGCGAGATGGGTTTGAATCGCGCCGCCGATCAGAGCGAAGTGTCGCTGGATGTGCTGGGCGATGTGGAGAACCGGCTGATGGAGATCAGCGAAAGTGCCATCAAGCGCGGGTTTTCCGACATTGGGCAGATCGTTACGGAGAGCTTCGGTTCCATCGACCAGCTTTATGAACAGGGTCGCGAGATCACCGGCCTGGAGACGCATTACACCGAGTTTGACCGCATGACCAGCGGATTGCAGAAGGCCGATCTGATGATCATTGCGGCGCGTCCTTCCATGGGCAAGACGGCGTGGGCCATCAACATTGCGCAGAACTGCAGCGTGCGCGACCAGAAGGTGGTGGCGGTCTTCTCGCTGGAAATGTCGAAGGAATCACTGCTGCGTCGTATGCTGGCCAGCGAAGCGCTGGTGAACAGCCGTAAGATTCAGACAGGCTTTTTGCCGCGTGAAGACAAGCAGAAACTCATCAATGCGCTGGATCGGCTGATGAGTTCGAAGATGTTCATTGACGATACGCCGGGCATTACGCTGACAGAGATGCGCGCGAAGGTGCGGCGTTTGAAGCAGCAGGAGGGTTCGCTGGACCTGATCCTGATTGACTATCTGCAGCTGATGACGATTGCGGCGAGTGGTCCCGGCGGACGTAAACCGGAGAACCGTACGCAGGAAGTGTCACAGATCTCGCGTGGTCTGAAGGCGCTGGCCAAGGAAATGAACGTGCCGGTGATTGCGCTGTCGCAGCTGTCGCGTGGAAGCGAACAGCGTCAGGGCGACAAAAAGCCGCTGCTCTCCGATCTTCGTGAATCGGGTTCCATCGAGCAGGATGCGGACGTGGTGTGCTTCATCCATCGCGAGGAATATTATGACCGCGAAAACGAAGACGTGAAGGGGCAGGCGGAGATCATTATCGCCAAGCAGCGTAACGGGCCTACGGGATCGGTAAAAATGGCATATCTATCTGATTACACGCGATTTGAGAATCTGGCTGCAAGTGGCGGCCCGGCCGGCGACTACTAG
- a CDS encoding SIS domain-containing protein, producing MSDTPAPYSHWMLREIHEQPETLAATLAAYATAEGFRDDTCASIRQWLREAQRDIVISASGSSRHAGLVAELLIEDKAGIHVDVEYASEYSYRSEHSLKSAAVMVISQSGETVDTLAALRKANIAGHHTLAITNVPGSSMAREASVSMPTFAGRERAVPATKSFTAQLLNLYLLSLLAAEERAVLVKPELDRLLAELGTLSDRVRRQLPLWESRVREIAAQIANAKAFLFVGRSVHYAIAREGALKLKESAYINAEGYPSGELKHGPNALVSKETPLVMLATVDRSDSESLERYEKVVQLMQDMRTQGATILAIGNTGDTAVEQLADFFVPVEEASEGLLTICEVIPLQILSYCMAIQNGINVDSPRNLNKAVLAE from the coding sequence GTGAGCGATACACCCGCACCCTACTCCCACTGGATGCTCCGCGAAATCCACGAACAGCCGGAGACACTGGCCGCCACACTCGCTGCTTACGCCACTGCCGAAGGATTTCGCGACGATACCTGCGCATCCATACGCCAATGGCTTCGCGAAGCGCAGCGCGACATCGTGATTTCCGCTAGCGGTTCCAGTCGCCACGCCGGCCTGGTCGCAGAGCTGCTCATTGAAGACAAGGCAGGCATCCATGTCGATGTGGAATACGCCAGTGAATACAGCTACCGTTCTGAGCATTCGCTGAAGAGCGCCGCCGTCATGGTCATCTCGCAAAGCGGCGAAACCGTCGACACGCTGGCCGCACTGCGCAAGGCGAACATCGCAGGCCACCACACGCTGGCCATCACCAACGTTCCCGGCTCATCCATGGCGCGTGAAGCATCCGTCTCCATGCCCACTTTCGCAGGCCGCGAGCGCGCTGTACCCGCCACCAAGAGCTTCACCGCACAACTGTTGAACCTCTATCTTCTCTCGCTCCTCGCAGCAGAAGAGCGTGCCGTTCTGGTAAAGCCTGAACTCGACAGACTCCTCGCAGAACTGGGCACGCTCTCTGACCGAGTGCGTCGCCAGTTGCCGCTGTGGGAGAGCCGCGTACGCGAAATCGCCGCGCAGATTGCCAACGCAAAAGCGTTCCTCTTCGTTGGCCGCAGCGTCCACTATGCCATTGCACGTGAAGGCGCGCTCAAGCTGAAGGAGTCTGCGTACATCAACGCCGAAGGCTATCCCAGCGGCGAACTCAAGCACGGCCCCAACGCACTCGTCAGCAAGGAAACACCACTTGTCATGCTCGCTACCGTCGATCGCAGCGACAGCGAATCCCTGGAGCGTTATGAAAAAGTTGTGCAGCTCATGCAGGACATGCGCACACAGGGCGCAACGATTCTCGCGATCGGCAACACAGGCGATACCGCCGTCGAACAACTCGCAGATTTCTTCGTCCCCGTAGAAGAAGCCAGTGAAGGTCTGCTCACCATCTGCGAAGTCATCCCGCTACAGATTCTGTCGTACTGCATGGCCATCCAGAACGGCATCAACGTAGACAGTCCACGCAATCTCAACAAGGCAGTGCTCGCCGAGTGA
- a CDS encoding Gfo/Idh/MocA family protein: MNIGLIGYGFMGGAHAAAITHIPGATLVAVGSQNKPSADGPTRGNLDLKTEPLPDTVRWTPDWQEVVDDPTIDAVDICLPTPMHREAIERAFANGKHVLCEKPMALSNQDCEELLALAKASGRIFMIAHVLRWMQPYPYAFEFVKKTNDITTATLRRSTGYPHWSKWLRDIKVSGGAIPDLLLHDLDQALQWFGDPVTVSATSIGEVDTMHASLRYADKEIIVEGGWLAPETPFAASFSITANDASLSFAEGKLTETHGNESHEVKLPEHDAYYDEIAYFIECCRTGNAPALCTPESSAKAVRLALLLMQSRDNNGKELSWQ, from the coding sequence ATGAACATCGGACTCATCGGATACGGCTTCATGGGCGGCGCGCACGCTGCGGCCATCACGCACATTCCCGGCGCAACACTCGTAGCGGTCGGCTCGCAGAACAAACCATCCGCAGACGGCCCCACGCGCGGCAACCTCGATCTGAAGACCGAACCGCTACCTGACACCGTTCGCTGGACACCGGACTGGCAGGAAGTCGTGGACGATCCCACCATCGACGCCGTCGACATCTGCCTGCCCACGCCTATGCACCGCGAAGCCATTGAACGCGCCTTCGCCAACGGCAAACATGTGCTCTGCGAAAAGCCGATGGCGCTCAGCAACCAGGATTGTGAAGAGCTACTTGCACTCGCGAAAGCCAGCGGCAGGATCTTCATGATCGCGCATGTGCTGCGCTGGATGCAGCCGTATCCGTACGCCTTTGAGTTCGTTAAGAAAACGAACGACATTACAACAGCAACACTGCGCCGCAGCACCGGCTACCCCCACTGGAGCAAATGGCTGCGCGACATCAAGGTCAGTGGCGGAGCCATTCCTGACCTTCTGCTGCACGATCTCGATCAGGCACTGCAGTGGTTCGGCGACCCCGTCACCGTAAGCGCCACCAGCATCGGCGAAGTGGACACCATGCACGCAAGCCTTCGTTATGCAGACAAAGAAATCATCGTGGAAGGTGGATGGCTCGCGCCGGAAACGCCTTTCGCCGCATCCTTCTCCATCACCGCAAACGATGCATCACTCAGCTTTGCGGAAGGCAAATTAACCGAAACCCACGGCAACGAATCGCACGAAGTGAAGCTTCCCGAACATGACGCTTACTACGACGAGATTGCCTACTTCATCGAATGCTGCCGCACCGGCAACGCACCCGCACTCTGCACGCCCGAAAGCTCTGCAAAGGCTGTTCGCCTGGCGCTGCTGCTCATGCAATCACGCGACAACAACGGAAAGGAACTCTCATGGCAGTAG
- a CDS encoding VOC family protein encodes MHGKLIGFAPITDSERAKAFYADVLGLTFVADDGFALVFRSGANMIRLAKMPQVTPAQFTILGWETNSIVDDVQSLTAKGLEFARFSFLEQDALGIWTAPDGDKVAWFKDPDGNTLSLSQHIAA; translated from the coding sequence ATGCATGGAAAGCTGATCGGCTTTGCACCCATCACCGATAGCGAACGCGCCAAAGCGTTCTACGCCGATGTTCTGGGTCTGACCTTTGTGGCCGATGACGGCTTCGCCCTCGTCTTCCGCAGCGGCGCAAACATGATCCGCCTGGCAAAGATGCCGCAGGTCACCCCGGCCCAGTTCACCATCCTGGGCTGGGAGACAAACTCCATCGTTGATGATGTGCAATCCCTCACAGCAAAGGGCTTGGAGTTTGCCCGCTTCAGCTTTCTGGAGCAGGACGCGCTGGGCATCTGGACCGCACCGGATGGCGACAAAGTGGCATGGTTCAAAGACCCGGACGGCAACACGCTAAGCCTGTCGCAACACATCGCGGCGTGA
- the msrA gene encoding peptide-methionine (S)-S-oxide reductase MsrA: MATETAILAGGCFWGVQELLRSYPGVISTRVGYSGGDVANATYRNHGTHAEAVEIIFDPAKLSYRTLLEFFFQLHDPTTLNRQGNDLGASYRSAIYYTSPEQKQIAEDTIADVNASGLWPGKVVTEVVPAGPFWEAEPEHQDYLQRIPNGYTCHWIRPDWKLPRRNGSTQ, from the coding sequence ATGGCAACGGAAACAGCAATTCTGGCAGGCGGATGCTTCTGGGGTGTGCAGGAACTTCTGCGCAGCTACCCCGGCGTCATCTCCACACGCGTGGGTTACAGTGGCGGCGACGTGGCCAACGCAACCTATCGCAACCACGGCACGCACGCCGAAGCCGTCGAAATCATCTTCGATCCAGCAAAGCTCAGCTATCGCACATTGCTGGAGTTCTTCTTCCAGCTACACGATCCCACCACACTCAATCGTCAGGGCAATGACCTCGGCGCCAGCTATCGTTCCGCCATTTACTACACCTCGCCGGAACAGAAACAGATTGCGGAAGACACCATCGCCGACGTAAATGCCAGCGGCCTGTGGCCCGGCAAAGTCGTGACAGAAGTCGTCCCCGCAGGCCCCTTCTGGGAAGCGGAACCGGAACACCAGGATTACCTGCAACGCATCCCCAACGGCTACACCTGTCACTGGATTCGCCCGGACTGGAAGCTGCCCAGACGCAACGGCTCCACTCAATAA
- a CDS encoding sugar phosphate isomerase/epimerase family protein codes for MAVAEPLETGLVFWAEKDANTHLQQLKSYGLRVCQLGVAPTLDCTAAVNEWKEAIAREGVIVSGAVVAYRGEDYANLAKVHETVGFTAPGYAAERIARTKEASNFVAALGITSLSCHIGFIPDEPASPIYTELIGIARELCDACAANGQDFVLETGQESAYTLLQFLADVKKSNLRVNFDPANMILYGSGDPITALDLLQKHVRSVHCKDGTSPKALGELGSEVALGEGEVDFPAFIALLKKIGYTGPLVIEREEPDAEQRDKDIRLAVERIAQWKQQLA; via the coding sequence ATGGCAGTAGCAGAACCCTTGGAAACAGGCCTTGTCTTCTGGGCGGAAAAAGATGCCAACACGCACCTGCAACAACTGAAGAGCTACGGCCTGCGCGTCTGCCAGCTTGGCGTTGCACCCACACTCGATTGCACCGCTGCGGTAAATGAATGGAAGGAAGCCATCGCACGCGAAGGCGTCATCGTCTCCGGCGCAGTCGTTGCCTATCGCGGAGAAGACTACGCAAACCTCGCCAAGGTGCATGAGACTGTAGGCTTCACCGCACCGGGCTATGCCGCCGAACGCATCGCACGTACGAAGGAAGCATCGAACTTCGTCGCCGCACTCGGCATCACGTCCTTGTCGTGCCACATCGGCTTTATCCCCGACGAACCCGCATCGCCCATCTACACCGAACTCATCGGCATCGCGCGTGAACTCTGCGATGCATGCGCGGCCAACGGACAGGACTTTGTCCTGGAAACAGGACAGGAGAGCGCGTACACGCTGCTGCAATTCCTGGCCGATGTAAAGAAGTCGAACCTGCGCGTGAACTTCGATCCCGCCAACATGATCCTCTACGGCAGCGGCGATCCCATCACTGCACTGGACCTGCTGCAGAAGCATGTGCGTTCCGTCCACTGCAAAGACGGCACATCTCCCAAAGCTTTAGGAGAACTCGGCAGTGAAGTCGCGCTTGGCGAAGGCGAAGTGGACTTCCCCGCCTTCATCGCACTGCTGAAGAAGATCGGCTACACCGGCCCACTTGTCATCGAACGTGAAGAACCCGACGCGGAACAGCGCGACAAGGACATTCGCCTCGCAGTGGAACGCATCGCGCAGTGGAAACAGCAACTCGCATAA
- a CDS encoding DUF5076 domain-containing protein yields the protein MSQKDSLPIPAAASRDPRSLEVLRVWIANGEQHVALAFGMWEDPSAWGLLLADLARHIAEAHAQQDDQVDAEDYLEQIRAGLEAELDAPTDDVSGSVQ from the coding sequence ATGTCGCAGAAAGATTCGCTCCCCATTCCCGCCGCTGCATCGCGCGATCCCCGTTCGCTGGAGGTCCTTCGCGTCTGGATTGCCAACGGCGAACAGCATGTGGCGCTTGCCTTTGGCATGTGGGAGGACCCATCCGCATGGGGACTGCTGCTTGCTGACCTTGCGCGCCACATCGCCGAAGCCCACGCGCAGCAGGACGATCAGGTGGACGCCGAAGACTATCTGGAACAGATTCGCGCCGGCCTGGAAGCAGAACTCGACGCCCCCACCGACGACGTCAGCGGCAGCGTTCAGTAA
- a CDS encoding acido-empty-quinoprotein group A yields the protein MARRLLTLAAALLLAPLAPAQNVTNADLAKPLRNEWLTYNGDYTARRYSALTAVNRQTVKHLSLAWTSKMTPGDQLAPLTGYSKVRPALITGGEGAGGLGAGGIKGTILQRDGILYVTQPDNTYAVDARSGEVLWHYYWKTRGGTHIGNRGVALYKDYLFFETPDDYLVSLETKTGKERWHKKIADVEGGYFSTPAPIVIKNHVVVGTGNDLDAPSFLKSFDPETGELQWTWYVTPQNPGDPGLDSWKNLDAARHGGGGTWVTGAYDPETNYYIMSTGNPTPSWTNGNRGDGDNLYTCSLVALDVDTGKLKWFMSTSPHDTHDYDSAQTPVLVDGLFKGRQRKMAVTAARNGYFFVVDRVTGEHLLTTKYGETTNWSDRLTPRGGPYPDPAKDASIGGSLISPASGGTVNWQPPAYSPQTGLLYQYENNGFSDAFLTDPDPRGAMGLGGKEELSIGTYSNYISGIDYKTGKARWRHSLYGQGTGGGGLLATAGGLLFSGDGSGNLVAFDTANGNPLWHAHIGSISNAPQTFLLDGHQYVIAASGDTVYAFQLL from the coding sequence ATGGCGCGAAGACTGCTTACCCTTGCTGCTGCCCTGCTGCTGGCTCCGTTGGCGCCAGCGCAGAACGTAACCAACGCGGATCTCGCAAAGCCTCTGCGGAACGAGTGGCTGACGTACAACGGTGATTACACCGCTCGCCGCTACAGCGCGTTGACGGCTGTGAACCGGCAGACGGTGAAACACCTGTCGCTGGCATGGACGTCGAAGATGACGCCCGGCGACCAGCTTGCGCCGCTGACCGGCTACAGCAAGGTACGTCCTGCGCTGATCACCGGTGGCGAAGGCGCCGGCGGATTGGGTGCCGGTGGCATTAAGGGCACCATTCTGCAGCGCGACGGCATCCTCTATGTGACGCAGCCGGACAACACCTATGCCGTGGATGCACGCAGCGGCGAAGTGTTGTGGCACTACTACTGGAAGACGCGCGGCGGCACGCACATTGGCAATCGTGGTGTGGCTTTGTACAAGGACTATCTCTTCTTCGAGACGCCGGATGACTACCTTGTGTCGCTGGAAACGAAGACGGGCAAGGAACGCTGGCACAAGAAGATTGCCGATGTGGAGGGCGGATACTTTTCCACGCCCGCGCCGATTGTGATCAAGAACCACGTGGTCGTGGGTACGGGCAATGATCTGGATGCGCCGAGCTTCCTGAAGTCATTTGATCCGGAGACGGGCGAACTGCAGTGGACGTGGTACGTGACACCGCAGAACCCGGGCGATCCGGGGCTGGATTCATGGAAGAACCTGGATGCAGCGCGTCACGGCGGTGGCGGCACATGGGTGACGGGTGCGTATGACCCGGAGACCAACTACTACATCATGAGCACGGGTAATCCGACGCCGAGCTGGACCAACGGCAATCGTGGCGATGGCGACAATCTGTACACCTGCTCGCTGGTGGCGCTGGATGTGGATACCGGCAAGCTGAAGTGGTTCATGTCCACTTCGCCGCATGACACGCACGATTATGATTCCGCGCAGACGCCGGTGCTGGTGGATGGCCTGTTCAAGGGACGCCAGCGCAAGATGGCTGTGACGGCTGCTCGTAATGGCTACTTCTTTGTGGTGGATCGCGTGACGGGCGAGCATCTGCTGACCACGAAGTATGGCGAGACGACGAACTGGTCGGACCGACTGACACCGCGCGGTGGTCCGTATCCTGATCCGGCGAAGGACGCTTCCATTGGTGGAAGTCTCATCTCTCCGGCTTCGGGTGGCACGGTGAACTGGCAGCCTCCGGCGTATTCGCCGCAGACAGGCTTGCTGTACCAGTATGAGAACAATGGTTTCTCTGATGCGTTCCTGACCGATCCGGATCCCCGCGGCGCGATGGGACTGGGTGGCAAGGAAGAGCTTTCCATCGGTACATATTCGAATTACATCTCAGGCATCGACTACAAGACGGGCAAGGCCCGGTGGCGTCACTCGCTGTATGGACAGGGCACGGGCGGCGGCGGATTGCTGGCGACGGCTGGTGGTCTGCTGTTCAGCGGCGATGGTTCGGGCAACCTGGTGGCGTTCGATACGGCTAATGGCAATCCGCTGTGGCACGCACACATTGGCAGCATCTCCAATGCACCGCAGACCTTCCTGCTGGATGGACATCAGTACGTCATCGCAGCATCGGGCGATACGGTGTACGCGTTCCAACTGCTGTAG
- a CDS encoding amidase — protein MRLLPLALAVVVASTAAAQQRSTSPEPMSPPPIPLPANLPVLPAAQQTKMNHDLLEIDIEQLHRLYQQHKYTVEQVTRWYMGRIAQYNGIYRAVQTVNTAEALATAKTQDTAKYDAAKPLWGVPVVIKANTAVKGLIDSDGWQGFALPGHEFIAPKDATVVARLRAAGAIILGITNMPDFAASDTNRSTAFGRTGNAYDVRFSPGGSSGGTVTAVTSNMAMLGTGTDTANSIRMPSGTSAVVGVLPTRGLVSIAGIAPLDWLLDNTGPIARNVTDAAIALGVMNGSGHPVDPLDFRTEGTGRTEGADTAQLGPYLPYLKKDALKGKRFGIPAFMLSGNTGFGVSVAPRPTNAMRPETRAMLMKAIDQLRAAGAEIVIDDTFMPDTFAQAVRKINTRAYRRDGTNQWLAEFGPAEYRSVDAYEKAIGSPLPATVTGITPPGTAANPNRPPTPQVLLKEDPKADETYFGPRKAALALFLGELDRLHLDGVIYPSAQMPPPDETMPQNGQLSSGPHSSTGWNNNIGVPAVVVPAGFYDGGLPFGLEISTRPWHDGDLLGWAYAYEQSTKMRKSPVLVEAGLLPNAR, from the coding sequence ATGCGCCTTCTGCCGCTTGCGCTGGCTGTTGTTGTTGCTTCCACCGCTGCCGCCCAGCAGCGAAGCACCTCACCGGAACCCATGTCACCGCCGCCGATTCCATTACCGGCAAACCTGCCTGTGCTCCCCGCTGCACAGCAGACAAAGATGAATCACGATCTGCTCGAGATCGACATCGAGCAACTGCACCGGCTCTACCAACAGCACAAATACACGGTGGAGCAGGTCACGCGCTGGTACATGGGCCGCATCGCGCAATACAACGGCATCTACCGCGCCGTACAGACGGTGAACACGGCAGAGGCCCTCGCAACAGCCAAGACGCAAGACACAGCGAAATACGACGCAGCAAAACCGCTATGGGGCGTTCCCGTAGTCATCAAGGCAAACACTGCGGTCAAAGGCTTGATCGACAGCGACGGCTGGCAAGGCTTCGCCCTGCCGGGTCACGAATTCATCGCGCCGAAAGATGCAACCGTCGTTGCGCGCCTGCGTGCTGCGGGAGCCATCATCCTCGGCATCACCAACATGCCGGACTTCGCCGCCAGCGACACCAATCGTTCCACTGCCTTCGGCCGCACCGGCAACGCGTATGACGTGCGCTTCTCTCCCGGCGGCTCCAGTGGAGGAACCGTCACCGCCGTCACCAGCAACATGGCCATGCTGGGCACCGGAACCGACACAGCCAACAGCATCCGTATGCCATCCGGAACAAGTGCGGTGGTAGGCGTACTTCCCACACGAGGCCTCGTCAGCATTGCAGGCATCGCGCCTCTGGACTGGCTGCTGGACAACACCGGCCCCATCGCCCGCAACGTCACAGACGCGGCCATCGCTCTCGGTGTGATGAACGGCAGCGGCCATCCCGTCGATCCGCTCGACTTCCGCACCGAAGGCACAGGCCGCACAGAAGGCGCAGACACGGCACAACTCGGCCCTTACCTCCCCTACCTGAAGAAGGACGCGCTCAAGGGCAAGCGCTTCGGCATCCCTGCTTTCATGCTCAGCGGAAATACCGGCTTCGGAGTCTCTGTGGCGCCCCGCCCCACCAACGCGATGCGTCCCGAAACCCGCGCCATGTTGATGAAGGCCATCGATCAGCTTCGGGCAGCCGGTGCAGAAATCGTCATCGACGACACCTTCATGCCCGACACCTTTGCGCAGGCCGTCCGCAAGATCAACACGCGCGCCTACCGTCGCGATGGCACGAACCAGTGGCTGGCCGAGTTCGGCCCCGCCGAATACCGCTCCGTCGACGCTTACGAAAAGGCCATCGGTTCTCCTCTGCCAGCCACCGTCACCGGCATCACCCCACCGGGAACAGCAGCGAATCCAAACCGCCCGCCAACACCGCAAGTCCTTCTGAAAGAGGACCCTAAAGCCGACGAAACGTACTTCGGTCCGCGCAAGGCAGCTCTGGCCCTTTTCCTGGGCGAACTTGACCGCCTGCACCTGGACGGCGTGATCTACCCCAGCGCACAGATGCCGCCACCGGATGAAACCATGCCGCAGAACGGCCAGCTTTCCAGCGGCCCGCACTCTTCCACCGGCTGGAACAACAACATCGGCGTCCCCGCAGTGGTCGTGCCGGCGGGTTTCTATGACGGCGGCCTGCCCTTCGGCCTTGAAATCAGCACTCGCCCCTGGCACGATGGCGACCTGCTGGGCTGGGCCTACGCCTATGAACAGTCCACCAAAATGCGCAAATCGCCCGTACTAGTGGAGGCGGGCCTATTACCGAACGCCCGTTAA
- a CDS encoding oxidoreductase → MLPVRTALLGFGYAGRTFHAPLLEAVEGIAFSLVGSSRPEDVHAHYPHVRVSSAQDAVVDPEIELVVIATPNDSHFPLAAAALRAGKHVVVDKPFTLNLQEAKQLQQIANEYGRILSVFHNRRWESEINGAREVLQSGVLGQVTHYELHMDRFRPNVRQRWRENPGPGAGLWFDLGPHMIDAAIYLFGMPQAIQGNLATLRPGGKTDDWGHAILHYPHMRAVLNASLLVAGTGPRSTLHGTTATWMKYGADTQEPQLQSGMSPNDPAFGIDPDGGVIMDGATGTVTPATPQRGCQQKYYESIRDAIRTGTAPAITAQDAVNVMAVLDAFYFSAREGRTVSLQHGSNEP, encoded by the coding sequence ATGCTTCCCGTTCGCACTGCCCTCCTCGGTTTCGGCTATGCCGGCCGCACATTCCATGCACCTCTGCTTGAGGCCGTGGAGGGCATTGCATTTTCGCTCGTTGGTTCCAGCCGCCCGGAGGATGTGCACGCGCATTATCCGCATGTGCGCGTATCCAGCGCGCAGGATGCTGTCGTCGATCCTGAGATTGAACTCGTTGTCATTGCCACGCCAAACGATTCGCACTTCCCGCTGGCAGCAGCAGCATTGCGTGCAGGCAAACACGTTGTCGTCGATAAGCCATTCACGCTGAATCTGCAAGAAGCAAAACAACTGCAACAGATCGCAAACGAATATGGCCGCATCCTCAGCGTCTTTCACAACCGCCGCTGGGAGAGCGAGATCAACGGCGCGCGCGAAGTGCTGCAATCCGGCGTACTCGGCCAGGTGACGCATTACGAACTGCACATGGATCGTTTCCGGCCCAACGTGCGACAACGCTGGCGCGAAAACCCCGGCCCCGGCGCAGGTCTCTGGTTCGATCTTGGACCACACATGATCGACGCAGCAATCTATCTCTTCGGTATGCCACAGGCGATTCAAGGCAATCTTGCAACGCTGCGTCCAGGCGGCAAAACCGACGACTGGGGTCATGCCATTCTTCATTACCCGCACATGCGCGCCGTGCTGAACGCATCGCTCTTAGTTGCCGGTACAGGTCCACGCTCCACACTGCATGGCACCACGGCAACATGGATGAAATACGGCGCGGACACGCAGGAACCGCAACTGCAATCCGGCATGTCTCCAAACGATCCTGCGTTTGGCATCGACCCCGATGGTGGTGTCATCATGGATGGAGCAACCGGCACCGTAACGCCTGCAACACCGCAGCGCGGTTGCCAGCAGAAGTATTACGAGAGCATCCGCGATGCCATCCGCACGGGCACCGCGCCCGCCATCACCGCGCAGGACGCAGTGAATGTCATGGCCGTGCTGGACGCCTTTTATTTTTCCGCCCGTGAAGGGCGCACCGTGTCTTTACAGCACGGATCAAATGAACCATAA
- a CDS encoding cold-shock protein: protein MEQGTVKWFNDAKGFGFISRANGGGDVFVHHTAVQSSGFRSLAEGQTVEFEVVKGPKGLQAENVRPL from the coding sequence ATGGAACAGGGAACAGTTAAGTGGTTCAACGATGCAAAGGGTTTTGGATTTATCAGCCGTGCAAACGGTGGTGGTGATGTATTTGTGCACCACACCGCAGTACAGTCCTCGGGCTTCCGTTCGCTGGCAGAAGGCCAGACGGTTGAGTTCGAAGTAGTCAAGGGACCGAAGGGTCTGCAGGCTGAGAACGTTCGCCCTCTGTAA